The window CCGATCGCTTTGTCGTGCTCGAAGGCGACGGCGAGGACAACGGAGATTACCGCGTGGCTACGCAGGCGATTCGCTATCTGGAGGAGTACAAGGACGGCGAGAGGCCGTTCTTCCTGGCCGTAGGGTTCTCCGAGCCGCACAGCCCGCCGACGGCGCCACGACGATTCTTTGAGCTGTACGACCTGGAGGATATCGAGCTGCCGCGCGATTTCGCTCCCAGGCCCGCGTCCCCGCCCGGCCATCCCGAGCCGGCCATCAGAAGGCGAAATGCGGATCTCTTCATCGGGCGCGACGCCTCACCAGAGGAGGCGCGCGAGATGATTCGCGCGTATTACGCCTCGATCAGTTTCATGGATGCCCAGGTCGGCCGCGTGCTGGAGGCGCTCGCGCGTCTCGGCGTGAGTGAGAAGACGATTGTCGTTTTCTTCGGCGACCATGGCTACCATCTCGGCGAGAAGGGGAAGTGGTCGAAGGCGTATTCTCTCTATGAGATCGGCGCGCAGGTGCCGCTCATTATCGCGCTGCCCGGGGCAGAGGCGCAGGTCAGCCCTCGAACC is drawn from Luteitalea sp. and contains these coding sequences:
- a CDS encoding sulfatase-like hydrolase/transferase produces the protein DRFVVLEGDGEDNGDYRVATQAIRYLEEYKDGERPFFLAVGFSEPHSPPTAPRRFFELYDLEDIELPRDFAPRPASPPGHPEPAIRRRNADLFIGRDASPEEAREMIRAYYASISFMDAQVGRVLEALARLGVSEKTIVVFFGDHGYHLGEKGKWSKAYSLYEIGAQVPLIIALPGAEAQVSPRT